The nucleotide sequence CCGTAAAACCAGATCCCCAACAACCTTTCCACCCCGGCGTCCGCCCGACTAGCATATCGCGACCACCACGAAATCGGGAGTCAGCATACccgcctacctgcctaccttaccttatgCATTTGGGGCCGGGCAAGCTTGAACTTTGCGAGGAATGGAAGGTGCCATTTGTCATTTCAAAATAATCCCCTGCTAGCACAGACCATCCATCCCCAGTAACTTCTGGTCCTGAGGCGCTTCGcaaccccccaaaaaaacaccCACCCCTGAGAACCGACAGCTGCGGTCCCAATCCCGTCATTATACCCTACGCGTCCGCCGCGTCTGATTATGGACGACGATGACAAGTCAAAAGTGCAACTGGtcgacaaggagggcagagctGAGCCGGAGGTGAATGGAAACGGCATCGTCAAGATGGAGACCCAGAATTCTGCAACTGATTCGGCGCAACGGTCGCGGTCGCCGAGCTCTATGCTGAGGGACGGTGAGACTCAGAcggtcgacgacggcgacaaGATTTCACCTCGAAACGCCTCCCCCGACGCGAAATCGACGCGCAAGAACCCCCAACAACTACCAATGCGGACCTCAAAACTTTTTAGCCATCTAGCAGACGTTACGGAGGAGGCGAGCCGCGGCTTTGCTATCCTTAGCGACTGCGTATACGCCTCCAAAGCGCTGGGCAACTCAGGCCAGGAAACATTAGATTGTGACTGCGAAGAGGATTGGCGTATGTTGTCCCCATCCATGCCTCGCGACTTTGTGGGAATACGCTGACGTGCAGATCACCAGGCGACGGCCTCAACCATGCATGCGCCGAAGACTCGGACTGCATCAATCGCGTCACCAAGATTGAATGTGTCAGTGGGAACTGTGGCGACGGTTGTCAAAACCAACGGTTCCAACGGAAACAGTACGCCAACGTTTCGGTCATCAAgacggaaaacaagggctaCGGACTAAGAGCAGATGCCAATCTCGAACCTAATGATTTCGTTTTCGAGTACATCGGCGAGGTTATTGGTGAGGAGCTCTTCCGCAGCCGCCTCATGAAGTATGACACGCAGCGCTTAGAACACTTTTATTTCATGTCCTTGACCAGGACCGAATACGTCGACGCCACCAAGAAGGGTAACCTCGGTCGCTTTTGCAATCACTCTTGCAACCCCAACTGCTATGTCGACAAATGGGTGGTGGGCGACAAGCTCCGCATGGGCATCTTTGCTATGCGCGCCATCAAGGCTGGGGAGGAGCTCTGTTTCAATTACAACGTTGATCGTTACGGTGCCAACCCGCAGCGATGTTACTGCGGCGAGTCAAACTGCAGCGGGATCCTGGGTGGCAAGACCCAGACTGAGCGGACCACCAAGCTACCTCTGGCCATGATTGAGGCTCTGGGTATTGACGACGGGGACCACTGGGAGTCAAGCGTGAGGAAGCCACGAAAGAAAAAGGCCGGCGAGAGCGAAGAGGAATATGTCGGCAGTATTCAACCTCGAAAGCTGGAGGATGGCGAGGTGGGCGTGGTCATGTCTACGTTGCGTTCATGCAAGGAGAAGTGGGTCGCCACCAAGCTTCTGCACCGCATCCTCGCCGTGGATGAGGAACGCGTTCTGAACCGCGTTGTTAAATTTCACGGGTACGAGTACTTGAAAACAACGTTGAATACATTCAAGGACGACAATGAAGTCGTCTTCCAAGTCCTCAGCATCCTGTACAAGTTACCACGCGTAACTCGAAACAAGATAGACGATTCCAACATCGAGCCCCTTATCACGGAACTGAGCAATTCTAAGCACGAAGAGATAGCAGCCGAGTCGAAGAAACTACTCGAGGTTTGGAAGACACTGCAAGTCGGTTACAGAATCCCACGTGCCAAGGCCGATCGGAGCGCTCGAGATAATGCAGGCTCCTTCTTTGACGACCGCCGGCAGCAGGCGCGGGAAGCTGCCTCTGCACCGCTGCCAAGGGCACCATCTCCTGTGCGCAATGCACCAACAGGGCCTAGGAGCAGTATGCCGCAGCGTAACCCGCACTACGTACCACCCAGGCGTAAGTACCCGCAACAACCTCCTCGGGATGCTCCTGCACTACCGTCTGGATGGCGTTCGGCCATCGATCAGCGAACAGGCCGCCAATATTATTGGGAAACCGCAAATCCCGACAAAAAGTCGTGGGTCCGCCCAACTTCTGAGATGGCAAAGGCCAACGCCGCCCTACAGGCCCAGAAGATTCAAGACATCATCAATCAGTGTGCCCAACCAACACCGAAACCAAGCTCGGCTACGCACACGCCTCAGCCCGTCGGCACACCAGTGGCGGAACCCAAGAGGGAAACTTGGCGATCATGGCCTGCTGACAAACAAAGAAGACTCTATGAGAACACGGTATGCACAAGTCTTCGCTCCCTGTGCTGTTTCCGGTTTACCCCAGATGTGTTAGGTGACTGACAATGTGCTAGATTTTCCCTCACATAAAATACGTGGCCGACAAATATTACAAGAGGCTGCCCAAAGAGGATCTGAAAAAGTTTGTCAAGGATGTAAACAAGACATTGGCGGCGTCAGACTACAAACATGGAAGAGTCAACGACCCCAGTAAGGTCGAGGAGAAACAGCAAAGCAAAATCAGGAAATACACACGGGATTTCCTCGATAAGGCCGTCAAGAAGCACGAGCTCCGACAGGCAGAAAAGGCCAGCGCCAACAACAAAAGTCTTGAAGATGGAGCTGCGGAGCCGTCTGGATCTACATTGTCAGGTGCAGCAGAAGGTTCCAAGAAATCGCCACCAGGCACCGATGCCCGGGTGCAAAGTACCAATGACAGTGCTCCAAGGTCGGCGGACAGCCCAGACTCGTCGGCGACAGATCTGAAACGCAAACGTGGCGAAAGCCACGATGTTGAGAACGTGGAAGGTGCAGCGGCCGATTTGACTCCAGGCTATACACCGTTGGCCAAGAGGGTGAAGGAGACAGACGTAGAGGAGCCAagccctcctcctccgccaccgacgccgccgcccctcGACGAACTGGACGATGCCGTTATGATCGAAGAGGCCACAGAGGGTCGGCGCTTGCGAGAGCACGAGGATGAGCTCAGGCTAGAGAACGAAGAGGCGCACCGACTGCAGCAGGATGCAGTGGAGCAAAAGAGGCTGCGGGAGCATGAAGAGGCATTAGAGCGGGAGAATCAAGAGACACTGCTTGCGCTACAGACAGACCAGCGCGGCCCCGAGCCGGACGGTGACACGCCGATGGCAAACAACGTCAATGGCACCAAGATGGGGACAGTGATGGTATGAATAATATATCTTGCGGGCGCCTCGCAAGCCAGTTGATATCTGCCGGGTCCGGTCCGCAAGGGTGGGACCTGGTTCCTTGACGATTAGCCGAGTCCTCGATTTAACCTTGAAAACCAGAAGAACATCTCAAAACACAAAATGAGGCTTCCCATGCCTGCATCTTGTTTGTCGGAATTATTGCACCCTGCGACTTGTCGAAAAATATTGGTGAGAAGAGGATCAGCTGCTATTTTCTTTCTCTGAAAGTCAGGCGCACCGCTCATTAAGCGCATATGTGTTTCAGAGCTTGAGTTTTGACATACTTTCACCAACAAGGGACGAGAACTGCTGAAAGCTGAAATGACCGCGCCCTCTGCCACAAGACTacgccttttctttttcaaagGATAAAAAGTTGGCTGACCCGCTCTCCGGACAGAAAATACATGTGTCTTATTTTTCTCCCCGATGCTCACACAATGCATTGACTCGGATAGATTCCATAGCACACCTTGAAAAGACCGCTCACATGAAACCGCATTCTACAAAAACCaggaaacgaaaaaaaacaaagaagagCAAATGATAGATAGACCCAAATCCAGCAAGAAATTGCCAGTCCCGCAACCATGAATTAAAACTCCTAAACAACCAAAGAATGATTTTTAAACCGCTACCAAGAAGTCACAATCTTTTCCAGGGCCTCGAGCAGGATGTTGGCATGTTTCTCCTGGAAGATCAGCATGGGTCGTAGCCTCACAGCCGAGGCGCCGCTTCCGCCGATGTTGATGCCGAAGGACTTGGCCCTCTTGAGGAACTCGTCGCGGCGAGGGTTGTCAAAGGCGATGAAAGTGCCCTGGCCCTTGCCGCGCAGGTTCTGGAACTCATTGGGGTACTTCTCGGCCAGGCGCTCAAGGTTGGCAAAGAGGTAGTCGCCGACGCGGGCCGTGTTTGCAACCAGGTCCAGCCTCTCGATCTCCTCGATAATGGCGCGGAAGATTATGGCCCTGGCCGGGTCGCCCATCCACGTGTTGAACTGTCTGTATGGCAAGTTGGGCCTCAGTTCAGGGTTGCCAAAGTAGTAGCCGGCCGTTTGCGCCTTCTTGGAGAAGGTCACCATGTCGGGCGGGCTCGACAGGTTCCAGTGGTCGTGGGCCCAGAAGCGACCTGTGGCACCCACACCCGTCTGCACCTCGTCTACAATCAGCAACACATCATGCTTCTTGGTGATGTCACGCAGACCCTGAAAGAATGCGGGCGAGGCGTGGTTATCACCGCCCTCCGACTGGATAGGCTCTACAATGACGGCGCAAGGTGGCTTGGGGTAGTTGAGGATCAGGTCCTCAACCTCGGCGAGAGCGGCCTGCTCGGCAGCCTTGTTCTCGGCCGCGTGCTCCTCAAGAGGGTACTTGAGCAGCGGGAATGTGGCCTGAGGCCAGTCGAAGGCGGGAATGTCGAGCTTGTGGATAGGCTTCGACCGCGTGGTCGAGAGGGAGCCAAAGAGGCGGCCGTGGAAGCCGGTCTTGAAAGACATGATTGAGAGCTCCTGCGAAGCACCGGGGGACTTGTTCAGCATCGAAGTGCGCAGCTCCTCCTCAGTAAAGGGGACTTCACGCCCGCCACGCTCCTTCTGCCGCCTGTACATGAAGGCAGCCTTGTATGCAGTCTCGTTGGCGTCGGAACCTGCCATGGCAGTGAAGACCTGGTCGAGGCCCTTGGGGGCGACTTTGAGGATGCCCGACTTGAGGACGTTGGTCCAATCGTGGGGCGGGAAGTTGCCCAGCGCGGGGCGGTTGACCAACCCCTGGAGCATCTCAGGGCTGCGTGAAGCTTCCAGGAGAGCAGGGTTGTTGTATCCGATTGGGATAGAGGCGATTTGGGCATAGCTGCGAGCCAGTAGTCAGTACAAGGGATGCTCATGCGTAAGAGGACTGGTCTATAGCTTACACATCGAGCAGCACGTTTCCGTCCGGGTCAACGATGTAGTTGCCAGAGCTGCTTGGGTAGTCTGTGAGCATGTTCAGACTGCGCGTGTCAAACACCTCATCCAACTCCTTGATGGCGGCCTGGGCCTTGGGACCGGGAATCTCGGTCTTGACTGATGGGCCCTCGGGCTCAGAGTAGAAGGGCTTGGTGTGGGCGAGTCTGGTGAGAGCCCTAGGTACCAATGCCGGCCTGGCCAAAGAGCAGCTGCACGGGC is from Pyricularia oryzae 70-15 chromosome 2, whole genome shotgun sequence and encodes:
- a CDS encoding 4-aminobutyrate aminotransferase, with the translated sequence MASVARGSALLRTLARPCSCSLARPALVPRALTRLAHTKPFYSEPEGPSVKTEIPGPKAQAAIKELDEVFDTRSLNMLTDYPSSSGNYIVDPDGNVLLDVYAQIASIPIGYNNPALLEASRSPEMLQGLVNRPALGNFPPHDWTNVLKSGILKVAPKGLDQVFTAMAGSDANETAYKAAFMYRRQKERGGREVPFTEEELRTSMLNKSPGASQELSIMSFKTGFHGRLFGSLSTTRSKPIHKLDIPAFDWPQATFPLLKYPLEEHAAENKAAEQAALAEVEDLILNYPKPPCAVIVEPIQSEGGDNHASPAFFQGLRDITKKHDVLLIVDEVQTGVGATGRFWAHDHWNLSSPPDMVTFSKKAQTAGYYFGNPELRPNLPYRQFNTWMGDPARAIIFRAIIEEIERLDLVANTARVGDYLFANLERLAEKYPNEFQNLRGKGQGTFIAFDNPRRDEFLKRAKSFGINIGGSGASAVRLRPMLIFQEKHANILLEALEKIVTSW
- a CDS encoding histone-lysine N-methyltransferase, which translates into the protein MDDDDKSKVQLVDKEGRAEPEVNGNGIVKMETQNSATDSAQRSRSPSSMLRDGETQTVDDGDKISPRNASPDAKSTRKNPQQLPMRTSKLFSHLADVTEEASRGFAILSDCVYASKALGNSGQETLDCDCEEDWRDGLNHACAEDSDCINRVTKIECVSGNCGDGCQNQRFQRKQYANVSVIKTENKGYGLRADANLEPNDFVFEYIGEVIGEELFRSRLMKYDTQRLEHFYFMSLTRTEYVDATKKGNLGRFCNHSCNPNCYVDKWVVGDKLRMGIFAMRAIKAGEELCFNYNVDRYGANPQRCYCGESNCSGILGGKTQTERTTKLPLAMIEALGIDDGDHWESSVRKPRKKKAGESEEEYVGSIQPRKLEDGEVGVVMSTLRSCKEKWVATKLLHRILAVDEERVLNRVVKFHGYEYLKTTLNTFKDDNEVVFQVLSILYKLPRVTRNKIDDSNIEPLITELSNSKHEEIAAESKKLLEVWKTLQVGYRIPRAKADRSARDNAGSFFDDRRQQAREAASAPLPRAPSPVRNAPTGPRSSMPQRNPHYVPPRRKYPQQPPRDAPALPSGWRSAIDQRTGRQYYWETANPDKKSWVRPTSEMAKANAALQAQKIQDIINQCAQPTPKPSSATHTPQPVGTPVAEPKRETWRSWPADKQRRLYENTIFPHIKYVADKYYKRLPKEDLKKFVKDVNKTLAASDYKHGRVNDPSKVEEKQQSKIRKYTRDFLDKAVKKHELRQAEKASANNKSLEDGAAEPSGSTLSGAAEGSKKSPPGTDARVQSTNDSAPRSADSPDSSATDLKRKRGESHDVENVEGAAADLTPGYTPLAKRVKETDVEEPSPPPPPPTPPPLDELDDAVMIEEATEGRRLREHEDELRLENEEAHRLQQDAVEQKRLREHEEALERENQETLLALQTDQRGPEPDGDTPMANNVNGTKMGTVMV